In Labilithrix sp., the DNA window CGAAGACGCGCGCGCGGCGCTGCCGGTGGAGCCCCTCGTCGACGAGCGGCTCCGGCGGATCGGCGCGCGCGCGCGCCTCGGCGACGCGTCGGCCGCGCTCGTGTCGCCGCGCGAAGCCGCGATGCGCGTGCTCGATCTGCCGGACGCGCCGCTCGGCTCCGCCGAGCCGCTCCTCGCCTCGGGGGCGCGTGACATCGCGACGCTCCGGCTCGCGGAGCGCATCGCGCGGCGCGCGGGCTCGGGCCCGCAGCTCGCGAACGCGCTCGTCCTCACCGCGGCGGGGCACCCGCACGGGCTCATCGCGATGCGCGCGTACGAGGGGCTCGCCGCGCTCGTCACGTGGACCTTGCCGCAGAGCGACGACGACGAGCCGTGGATGCGCCTCCTCGCGATGGGGAGCCACGACGTCGCGGTGCTCGACACGCTCGTGCGCCGCGCGCGCCATCGCGTCCGCGCGCACGATCCCGAAGCGCTCGAGGCCTGCGTCGTCGCGCTCACCCGGCGCGTCGAGTCGTCGAGCGACGAGACGGAGCGGCTCATGCTCCTCCTCGACCTCGCGCGCCTCCGGCGTCGCGCGGGCGCGACGCCAGAGGCAGGTGGGGACTGCAAGCGGGCGCTCTCGGTCGACGCATCGAGCCTGACCGCGGCGTGCCTGCTCGTCGAGATCGCGGCCGAGCTCGGGGACGACGAGGCCGCGATCGTCGCGTCGCGCGCGCTCGCCGCGATCGTGACGAAGCCGGAGACGAAGGCGGAGCTCTTGCGCGACGCGGGCGACCTCGCGACCGCGCGCGGCGAGCAGGAGCTCGCGGCGAAGCTCTTCGAGGACGCGCTCCTCGCCGATCCGGAGAACGTGCAGATCGCGGCGCGCCTCGCGGCGCACCAGCGCGCGCGGCAGGCCTTCGGCGATCTCGCGCGCGTCCTCCACCTCGCCCTCGATCGCGCCCGCTCCTCGGAGGCGATCGTGCCGATCGCCTCCGAGCTCGCCGACGTCGCGCGGAACGACCTCCGCGATCCCGTCCTCGCGATCGCCGCGCTGGAGCGCCTGCGCCTCGTCTCCCCCACCCACGTCCCGACGTTGTTCTTGCTCTCGGAGCTCTTCATCGGCCAGCGCGCCTGGGACAAGGCGCTCGTCGCGCTCGCGCAGGCGGTCGAGGCCTCTCACGAGAAGGGCAACAAATTGGTTGCGCTTTCGGGGCGGGCGAGCATCTTCCGCCGCGTCTTCAACCAGCCCAAGCAGGCCGAGGTCGAGCTCCGGCGCGCGCTCGCGCTCGACGAGTTCGACACGCGCACGATCCGGAACCTGCTCGACCTCGGGGAGGGGGTCGAGCCGGAGGAGCGCGCCACGCTCCTCGGCCGCTTCGTCTCCGGTGACATCCCTCCCCTCGACCGGATGCGCGCGCTGCTCGAGCTCGCCGACGCGCGGAGGCTGGTCGGCGACGACGAGGGCGCCGAAGGCGCCCTCGTCGAGGCGGCGTCGCACTCGCCGGAGCCGTGGATGTTCGAGCACGTGCGCACCGCCGTCGCCGGCGACAACGAGGCGTTCGCGCGCGTCCTCTCGAAGGCGGTCGCGCGCGCGCACGAGGCGTCGCGCGTGATCGATCCGTCGTGGCTCGTCGGGCTCGGCGTGGTGGAGCTGGACCTCGATCGCCTCGACGAGGCGATCGAGCGGTTCGAGGAGGCGCTGCGCGCCGATCCCGGGCGCGACGACGCGCGGGTGTACCTCGCCCGCGCGCTCTCGGCGCGCGGGCAGCCGGCGGCGGCGGCGATCGCGATCACGACGATCCTCGCCTCGCCGCAGCGGCGCGTCGCGGTGGAGCTCGACCTCGTCCGGGCGCTCGAGCAGACGCTCGCGAGCGCGGGGCGGCTCACCGAGCGCTGGTCGGCGCGCGAGCTCCGCGGGATCGCGGGGGACCTCAGCGGGGAGGAGCACGGCGAGCTCGAGGCGCACGTCGCGAGCGCGGCGCGCGCGGAGGCGGAGGGGCTGTCGGCGGCGTTCCTCCGCTCCTCGCTCGTGCCGAACGGGTTCGGGCGCCATCCGATCTGGGACGTCGCCGCGATCGCGGGCGGCTTCGCCGGCAAGATGGCGCGCGTCGGGCTCACCGAGCAGGGGTCCTCGACGCGCGAGCGGGTGAAGCCGCGGACGCCGCACCCGATCCGGGTGCTCTTCGACCGGATGCTCCGCGCCTTCGGCCTCGAGGAGGTGGAGCTCGCCGTCTCCGATCACCTCGTCGTCCCCGCGGTCGCGTGCGAGGACGTGCCGTGGGTCATCGCGCCCTCGAGCCTCTCGAACGCCTCGGAGGCGTGGGCGGTCGCCGCGCTCGCGCGGCCGCTCGCGCGCGTCGCGCTCGGCGTCCCGTGGCTCGGCGCGCTCGCCGCGAACGAGGTCGCCGCGATCCTCGTCGGCACCTCGCGCCTCGTCACGCCGAACGTCAGCGCTCGCCCGCCGGAGCGGATCGAGCCGTTCGTCGACGACTTCACGAAGCGCGCGGGGAAGGCGATCGACCGCAAGCGGCGGCGCGCGCTGGAGGAGCTCGAGCCGATGCTGTCGACCGCGCCTCCGTTCGACGACTACGTCTTCGCGGAGTCGGTCGTCACGGCCGAGACGCGCGCGGCGTTCCTGCTCTCGGGGTCGCTC includes these proteins:
- a CDS encoding tetratricopeptide repeat protein codes for the protein AEHLRGVSAIADRAAEVVTRLHVVASRWELAANVLAERAAAASDRATKIALGLEEAAIWLGRLHAPARALDALARLPKDAADDAAVRAAALEALEALGDDDRLRAHLHDMAARTTVAAAKARLLLRAAELEEQRGADEAAVRAYEDARAALPVEPLVDERLRRIGARARLGDASAALVSPREAAMRVLDLPDAPLGSAEPLLASGARDIATLRLAERIARRAGSGPQLANALVLTAAGHPHGLIAMRAYEGLAALVTWTLPQSDDDEPWMRLLAMGSHDVAVLDTLVRRARHRVRAHDPEALEACVVALTRRVESSSDETERLMLLLDLARLRRRAGATPEAGGDCKRALSVDASSLTAACLLVEIAAELGDDEAAIVASRALAAIVTKPETKAELLRDAGDLATARGEQELAAKLFEDALLADPENVQIAARLAAHQRARQAFGDLARVLHLALDRARSSEAIVPIASELADVARNDLRDPVLAIAALERLRLVSPTHVPTLFLLSELFIGQRAWDKALVALAQAVEASHEKGNKLVALSGRASIFRRVFNQPKQAEVELRRALALDEFDTRTIRNLLDLGEGVEPEERATLLGRFVSGDIPPLDRMRALLELADARRLVGDDEGAEGALVEAASHSPEPWMFEHVRTAVAGDNEAFARVLSKAVARAHEASRVIDPSWLVGLGVVELDLDRLDEAIERFEEALRADPGRDDARVYLARALSARGQPAAAAIAITTILASPQRRVAVELDLVRALEQTLASAGRLTERWSARELRGIAGDLSGEEHGELEAHVASAARAEAEGLSAAFLRSSLVPNGFGRHPIWDVAAIAGGFAGKMARVGLTEQGSSTRERVKPRTPHPIRVLFDRMLRAFGLEEVELAVSDHLVVPAVACEDVPWVIAPSSLSNASEAWAVAALARPLARVALGVPWLGALAANEVAAILVGTSRLVTPNVSARPPERIEPFVDDFTKRAGKAIDRKRRRALEELEPMLSTAPPFDDYVFAESVVTAETRAAFLLSGSLRASLDALATTDPPLGEALRATSADALEVVFGRNTARDLATFALSSDAVSLRRGLARV